A genomic stretch from Helianthus annuus cultivar XRQ/B chromosome 1, HanXRQr2.0-SUNRISE, whole genome shotgun sequence includes:
- the LOC110878795 gene encoding rapid alkalinization factor, translating into MTYFSFTNLLLLHLLITSVTLFRPSAAGSADFTWLANQAGSCSGSVGECMGGGTTGELEMESESTRRILATTKYISYGALQGNNVPCSQRGASYYNCRSGGQANPYQRGCSAITRCRR; encoded by the coding sequence atgaCTTATTTTTCTTTCacaaatcttcttcttcttcacctcCTAATAACCTCCGTCACACTTTTCCGTCCATCAGCCGCCGGCTCAGCCGACTTCACCTGGCTGGCTAACCAAGCCGGCTCATGCAGCGGCTCTGTCGGTGAGTGTATGGGTGGTGGTACTACAGGAGAGTTGGAGATGGAGTCGGAGAGCACCAGGCGCATTTTAGCGACGACGAAGTATATCAGCTATGGTGCGCTGCAGGGGAACAATGTACCGTGCTCGCAAAGAGGTGCGTCTTATTATAACTGTCGGTCTGGTGGTCAGGCGAATCCGTACCAACGTGGTTGCAGTGCGATTACTAGGTGCCGgcgttga